Proteins encoded within one genomic window of Drosophila willistoni isolate 14030-0811.24 chromosome XL unlocalized genomic scaffold, UCI_dwil_1.1 Seg141, whole genome shotgun sequence:
- the LOC6649050 gene encoding ral GTPase-activating protein subunit beta isoform X1: MYSEWASLSAQITANSCGAQCFSVLNKFPASAGREVVVSVVKQLSSNLGITQNAEPSHLVKDEEVKWCMDVICFGLSLPLQENETIKECVNVYCEWLTALLPNPKINVPKPICEDANLYARQIINHFHNLFVPRQGESADTIKRQALLCHRVLRKLQLIAQDSTKMDRQTWDTLLLFLLAINEILLAPPTVKDDVGDQLCERVLSVLFEVWLLACVRSFPSPSMWKTLQESCTMWRHRVALVDQWNRVNLALTARLLEFSYGPAFPPLKNADEDGQLIPAGMSNDCVAQTWYRFLRMIGNPTALCSPHVISKSPQFVQWALTHDKGAETHQHPCLQMLPKIFLNAMKGISSQVDAFLGIYRPPPHQQENIVTNLLEIRHSLNEATSTTLQQFIHSTSVSNIAQQQQQQQQQQQQQQLSHHSHPHTHHYPHLHLHGAGSFLRDNFMSNSASSALNAIMGHHHHHQQQQQQQLQPTSSPTTLGTNNNINSNNNISHHNLGQSSASSSAVGNTSAGGSHSAGVVGSISFTTTDGIPVSTLGTGQATPTPPLQRRLAKSFSVAPTLTQQKGLSKTALIGSLTGGSVVSGPGFGSGSGSGPTPAPAPTTPTSTSGPPSTSSSINSLPLPSLGAASVELAAARPKCNSILHVFHEWLFEAAHIGGDTWRQNRKKQACEASKRPSSMIMEHRKGSISLSQPNSLNDPASLPPALTIDKYESGRAEAIGTLCKIFCAKKTGEEILPVYLARFYMALQQCLKITEAKECDETLASILLHSSDLFRLDLDGINVLLPGFIAALEIVLPDKDLKLKSQQSSAVVFNRTELRRSAINILLSIMVLPLHYQALPIRDLANGETSEKMFTFIQLKSRLMNILMNALQVETDAQNTHMLLGGLLLCVQDAVTFEETELGGASEHLANSGGGGGGGGGIQNHDTNLLSSACSERSASLISAGTASLGGQTTATVGAGSSSLNASAHDYPSLTISDDMSLEFAQDLEGLASYDNAHALFVRATYLVCHRLISSWKTDLNVSLAALELLSGLARLHIRETDTLVKIYEASQNLTIISSDALECKRAVKWICDYICYQCSRPPPAHSKDLHSTIVAAFQCTASWLMQHPYLLHDKDCLQTVLEVVELGISGTKSQSKSGDIPKFKDEKELKPASMRVRDAAENLLTIILEQVGYFPSECGPESISSLLDEVALMKHCNSMSPAAATSTEQAIAKFKYFVTENSTILALLEEPLGNDQDPQPTVTLLIRGPFGRHAWTMQLRHLPRSKSGIKYHAINPGRPIPMNDISQRPECEQKNFPDGVDKVQPCVADYSIPTIEQMRERYGTATIRELEAMLENQSIHEKLAWAEADNSADSLSHSQECVPPAVCHEFHAARLFLSHFGFLSFETRNPHNPAESLGTPPQRPLIVLDTKSSAFASDLDRLDKLSARTHDTVYVFYVKSGQTNAQQIIGNMSEDQSHTHNSHFGHMLQTLGWPVQVAEHSGWTGFAHNSWSLKGSAHDGGEQAQQSSNLPNSFESLNFNGSQRVLYWADVSSEIAFVVPTVWNLRYYSDTSDGESISSTDQIVWSRHDTANANDLTGPAGAKSKSRNLSLELDTAGASNNNNNRGPKEPVAPTRRKGNVIKPALLAQAPAKIFLVWLESYEDHLNFPLEDLLAYTRTGEELQSLQLPRASDCHVIFVHSLLSGLLRVKLQGPSGRMSFATPLVDGMVLSRRVVGNLVRQTALNISRRRRLDNDNYQPPHVRRRLKVQDIVQKYKMDLSEAELLAHLFQRAI, encoded by the exons ATGTATTCCGAGTGGGCCTCATTATCGGCCCAAATAACTGCCAACAGCTGCGGCGCCCAGTGCTTTAGTGTCCTGAACAAATTCCCAGCCTCAGCTGGACGCGAAGTGGTTGTCTCTGTGGTAAAGCAATTGAGCAGTAATCTTGGCATTACTCAGAATGCCGAGCCCAGTCATTTGGTCAAAGATGAAGAG GTCAAATGGTGCATGGATGTGATTTGTTTCGGTCTCTCATTGCCTCTGCAGGAAAACGAGACCATTAAGGAGTGTGTGAATGTCTATTGCGAGTGGCTGACGGCACTGCTTCCAAATCCCAAGATTAATGTACCAAAGCCAATATGCGAAGATGCCAATCTATATGCCCGCCAAATAATCAATCATTTCCACAATCTCTTTGTGCCGCGCCAGGGTGAAA GTGCGGATACTATAAAGCGTCAGGCTCTATTATGTCATCGAGTGTTGCGCAAACTCCAATTGATAGCACAGGATTCAACGAAAATGGATCGACAAACGTGGGATACGTTGCTCCTCTTTCTGTTGGCCATCAATGAAATTTTGCTCGCTCCACCCACAGTCAAGGATGATGTGGGCGATCAGCTGTGCGAACGTGTCCTATCTGTACTATTTGAGGTCTGGCTATTGGCTTGTGTGCGTAGTTTTCCCTCGCCTTCAATGTGGAAAACATTACAAGAGTCCTGCACCATGTGGCGTCATCGTGTGGCTTTAGTCGATCAATGGAATCGTGTGAATTTAGCCCTGACAGCACGTCTGCTCGAATTTAGCTATGGTCCAGCATTCCCCCCACTAAAAAATG CTGATGAAGATGGACAACTGATACCGGCTGGCATGTCCAATGATTGTGTGGCCCAGACTTGGTATCGTTTTCTTCGCATGATTGGCAATCCAACGGCCTTGTGTTCGCCACATGTAATTAGCAAATCTCCGCAGTTTGTCCAATGGGCTTTGACCCATGACAAGGGCGCGGAGACTCATCAACATCCCTGTCTACAGATGTTGCCGAAAATCTTTCTTAATGCCATGAAGGGCATTTCCAGCCAAGTAGATGCATTTCTGG GCATTTATAGGCCGCCTCCGCATCAGCAGGAGAACATTGTGACAAATCTGTTGGAAATAAGGCACTCACTAAACGAGGCCACATCCACTACACTGCAGCAATTCATACACTCCACCAGCGTCTCGAATATAgcgcagcaacagcagcagcagcagcaacaacaacaacaacaacaattatctcATCATTCGCATCCACATACGCATCATTATCCTCATTTGCATTTACATGGCGCTGGCAGCTTTCTGCGCGACAACTTTATGAGCAATTCGGCTAGTTCGGCTCTTAATGCAATAATGggtcatcaccatcatcatcagcaacagcagcagcagcagctacaacCAACTTCTTCACCCACCACTCTTGgcaccaacaacaatatcaacagcaacaacaacatcagccaTCACAATTTAGGACAATcttcagcatcatcatcagctgTGGGCAACACCAGTGCTGGTGGCAGTCATTCGGCTGGAGTAGTCGGCAGTATATCATTCACAACAACCGATGGCATTCCTGTCTCAACTCTGGGCACGGGTCAGGCCACACCCACACCGCCTTTGCAGCGAAGATTGGCAAAAAGTTTCAGTGTGGCCCCAACTCTAACACAGCAGAAGG GCTTGAGTAAAACTGCGCTTATCGGTAGCCTAACAGGCGGCTCTGTGGTATCTGGTCCCGGCTTTGGCTCTGGCTCTGGTTCCGGTCCCACACCTGCTCCGGCACCgacaacaccaacatcaacgTCGGGTCCGCCCTCGACTAGCAGCAGCATCAATT CTCTGCCCCTGCCATCATTGGGAGCTGCTAGTGTGGAGCTAGCAGCGGCTAGACCGAAATGCAATAGCATTCTTCATGTATTCCACGAGTGGCTGTTCGAGGCAGCACACATAGGCGGCGACACTTGGCGCCAGAATCGAAAGA AGCAAGCATGCGAGGCCAGTAAACGACCTTCATCCATGATTATGGAGCATCGAAAGGGTTCGATTTCACTTTCCCAGCCAAACTCATTGAACGATCCCGCTTCACTGCCACCCGCATTGACCATTGATAAATATGAATCCGGACGTGCCGAAGCCATTGGAACATTGTGCAAAATATTTTGTGCCAAAAAGACGGGCGAAGAAATTCTACCCGTCTATTTGGCACGTTTCTACATGGCTCTACAGCAATGCCTAAAGATAACCGAAGCGAAAGAGTGTGACGAAACATTGGCCAGCATTTTATTGCATTCCAGCGATTTATTCCGTTTGGATTTGGATGGCATTAATGTGTTATTGCCCGGTTTCATAGCTGCCCTCGAGATTGTGTTGCCTGACAAGGATCTAAAATTGAAATCTCAACAATCATCGGCAGTTGTCTTCAATCGCACTGAACTACGACGTTCGGCCATAAACATTCTGTTATCCATTATGGTATTACCACTGCACTATCAGGCATTGCCCATTAGGGATTTGGCCAATGGCGAGACTAGCGAAAA AATGTTCACATTCATACAGCTTAAATCGCGGCTAATGAACATATTGATGAATGCCCTTCAGGTGGAAACTGATGCTCAGAATACCCACATGTTATTGGGTGGCCTCTTGCTCTGTGTTCAGGATGCGGTAACCTTTGAGGAAACCGAATTGGGTGGTGCATCAGAGCATTTGGCCAACTCaggtggcggtggcggtggcggcgggGGTATTCAAAATCATGATACCAACTTGCTAAGCTCGG CTTGCTCGGAGCGTTCCGCTTCGTTGATCAGCGCTGGCACGGCCAGTTTAGGTGGCCAAACAACGGCCACTGTGGGAGCCGGTTCGAGTTCGCTTAATGCCTCAGCCCATGATTATCCAAGTTTAACCATATCCGATGATATGTCATTGGAATTTGCCCAGGATCTTGAAGGTTTGGCCAGTTATG ATAATGCACATGCATTGTTTGTTCGTGCCACATATTTGGTATGCCATCGTCTAATATCGTCTTGGAAGACCGATTTGAATGTCTCATTGGCGGCTTTGGAGCTATTATCGGGTTTGGCTCGTCTACATATAAGGGAAACAG ACACCTTAGTGAAAATATACGAAGCTAGTCAGAATCTAACGATAATCTCCTCAGACGCTCTAGAGTGTAAGCGGGCCGTAAAATGGATCTGTGACTATATTTGCTATCAATGTTCGAGGCCACCGCCGGCGCATAGTAAGGATTTGCATAGCACCATTGTTGCTGCCTTTCAGTGTACCGCTTCCTGGTTGATGCAACATCCGTATCTGCTCCATGACAAGGATTGCCTTCAAACTGTACTCGAGGTCGTCGAATTGGGCATATCCGGGACAAAGAGTCAAAGTAAGAGTGGAGATATACCCAAATTTAAGGATGAAAAGGAATTGAAACCTGCCTCAATGCGTGTCAGAGATGCTGCCGAGAATCTGTTGACAATTATATTGGAGCAAGTTGGTTATTTTCCCAGTGAATGTGGACCAGAGTCGATTTCATCCCTTTTGGATGAAGTGGCATTGATGAAACATTGCAATTCCATGTCACCGGCAGCGGCAACTAGCACCGAGCAGGCCATTGCCAAGTTTAAGTATTTTGTTACCGAAAACTCTACCATCTTGGCCCTGCTGGAGGAGCCGTTGGGCAACGATCAGGATCCGCAGCCAACAGTGACAT TGCTCATTCGTGGTCCATTTGGGCGACATGCTTGGACCATGCAATTGCGCCATCTGCCACGCAGTAAATCGGGCATTAAATATCATGCCATTAATCCAGGACGACCAATACCCATGAATGATATTAGCCAGCGTCCAGAGTGTGAGCAAAAGAATTTTCCAGATGGTGTGGATAAGGTTCAACCATGTGTGGCCGACTATTCGATACCAACGATTGAACAGATGCGCGAGCGATACGGAACGGCCACTATACGCGAATTGGAGGCCATGTTGGAGAATCAAAGCATCCATGAGAAGCTGGCGTGGGCGGAGGCCGATAATAGTGCTGATAGTTTATCCCATTCACAGGAATGTGTTCCACCGGCCGTGTGCCACGAGTTCCATGCAGCTCGTCTATTCCTCTCGCACTTTGGTTTCCTCAGTTTTGAGACTCGAAATCCCCACAATCCAGCCGAATCATTGGGTACTCCGCCGCAACGTCCATTAATAGTCCTAGACACAAAATCATCGGCGTTTGCATCCGATTTGGATAGGTTGGATAAGTTGAGTGCTCGCACCCATGATACcgtctatgtgttctatgtcAAG TCGGGTCAAACAAATGCTCAGCAAATCATTGGCAATATGTCGGAGGATCAGAGCCATACCCATAATTCTCACTTTGGCCATATGCTTCAGACATTGGGATGGCCGGTTCAAGTGGCCGAACATTCAGGCTGGACAGGATTTGCTCATAACTCTTGGTCGCTAAAAGGCTCCGCTCATGATGGCGGCGAACAAGCGCAACAATCTTCGAATCTTCCAAACTCATTCGAATCACTTAACTTCAATGGATCACAGCGCGTGCTCTATTGGGCCGATGTTTCCTctgaaattgcttttgtagtGCCCACTGTCTGGAATCTAAGATATTATAGCGATACCTCCGATGGGGAGAGCATATCAAGCACTGATCAAATCGTTTGGTCTCGTCACGATACGGCCAATGCGAACGATCTTACAGGTCCAGCTGgagcaaagtcaaagtcacgTAATCTCAGTCTGGAGCTGGACACAGCGGGAGCCagtaataacaataacaacagggGCCCCAAAGAACCGGTGGCGCCCACAAGACGCAAGGGTAATGTGATCAAACCCGCTCTTCTTGCACAGGCGCCAGCAAAGATCTTTCTGGTTTGGCTGGAAAGCTATGAGGATCATTTGAATTTCCCATTGGAAGATCTGCTGGCGTACACACGCACCGGCGAAGAGTTGCAATCCCTGCAATTGCCACGTGCCTCCGATTGTCATGTGATATTTGTCCACTCGCTTCTGTCGGGCCTGTTGCGTGTAAAACTCCAGGGTCCCAGTGGTCGCATGAGCTTTGCCACACCTCTGGTTGATGGCATGGTGCTGAGTCGACGCGTAGTCGGTAATCTAGTGCGTCAGACAGCTCTCAACATATCACGGCGCCGGCGATTGGACAACGATAA CTATCAACCACCTCATGTCCGTCGACGGCTCAAGGTGCAGGACATTGTCCAGAAATACAAAATGGATCTGAGTGAGGCCGAACTGCTGGCACATCTCTTCCAGCGTGCAATCTAG
- the LOC6649050 gene encoding ral GTPase-activating protein subunit beta isoform X2 produces the protein MYSEWASLSAQITANSCGAQCFSVLNKFPASAGREVVVSVVKQLSSNLGITQNAEPSHLVKDEEVKWCMDVICFGLSLPLQENETIKECVNVYCEWLTALLPNPKINVPKPICEDANLYARQIINHFHNLFVPRQGESADTIKRQALLCHRVLRKLQLIAQDSTKMDRQTWDTLLLFLLAINEILLAPPTVKDDVGDQLCERVLSVLFEVWLLACVRSFPSPSMWKTLQESCTMWRHRVALVDQWNRVNLALTARLLEFSYGPAFPPLKNADEDGQLIPAGMSNDCVAQTWYRFLRMIGNPTALCSPHVISKSPQFVQWALTHDKGAETHQHPCLQMLPKIFLNAMKGISSQVDAFLGIYRPPPHQQENIVTNLLEIRHSLNEATSTTLQQFIHSTSVSNIAQQQQQQQQQQQQQQLSHHSHPHTHHYPHLHLHGAGSFLRDNFMSNSASSALNAIMGHHHHHQQQQQQQLQPTSSPTTLGTNNNINSNNNISHHNLGQSSASSSAVGNTSAGGSHSAGVVGSISFTTTDGIPVSTLGTGQATPTPPLQRRLAKSFSVAPTLTQQKGLSKTALIGSLTGGSVVSGPGFGSGSGSGPTPAPAPTTPTSTSGPPSTSSSINSLPLPSLGAASVELAAARPKCNSILHVFHEWLFEAAHIGGDTWRQNRKKQACEASKRPSSMIMEHRKGSISLSQPNSLNDPASLPPALTIDKYESGRAEAIGTLCKIFCAKKTGEEILPVYLARFYMALQQCLKITEAKECDETLASILLHSSDLFRLDLDGINVLLPGFIAALEIVLPDKDLKLKSQQSSAVVFNRTELRRSAINILLSIMVLPLHYQALPIRDLANGETSEKMFTFIQLKSRLMNILMNALQVETDAQNTHMLLGGLLLCVQDAVTFEETELGGASEHLANSGGGGGGGGGIQNHDTNLLSSACSERSASLISAGTASLGGQTTATVGAGSSSLNASAHDYPSLTISDDMSLEFAQDLEDNAHALFVRATYLVCHRLISSWKTDLNVSLAALELLSGLARLHIRETDTLVKIYEASQNLTIISSDALECKRAVKWICDYICYQCSRPPPAHSKDLHSTIVAAFQCTASWLMQHPYLLHDKDCLQTVLEVVELGISGTKSQSKSGDIPKFKDEKELKPASMRVRDAAENLLTIILEQVGYFPSECGPESISSLLDEVALMKHCNSMSPAAATSTEQAIAKFKYFVTENSTILALLEEPLGNDQDPQPTVTLLIRGPFGRHAWTMQLRHLPRSKSGIKYHAINPGRPIPMNDISQRPECEQKNFPDGVDKVQPCVADYSIPTIEQMRERYGTATIRELEAMLENQSIHEKLAWAEADNSADSLSHSQECVPPAVCHEFHAARLFLSHFGFLSFETRNPHNPAESLGTPPQRPLIVLDTKSSAFASDLDRLDKLSARTHDTVYVFYVKSGQTNAQQIIGNMSEDQSHTHNSHFGHMLQTLGWPVQVAEHSGWTGFAHNSWSLKGSAHDGGEQAQQSSNLPNSFESLNFNGSQRVLYWADVSSEIAFVVPTVWNLRYYSDTSDGESISSTDQIVWSRHDTANANDLTGPAGAKSKSRNLSLELDTAGASNNNNNRGPKEPVAPTRRKGNVIKPALLAQAPAKIFLVWLESYEDHLNFPLEDLLAYTRTGEELQSLQLPRASDCHVIFVHSLLSGLLRVKLQGPSGRMSFATPLVDGMVLSRRVVGNLVRQTALNISRRRRLDNDNYQPPHVRRRLKVQDIVQKYKMDLSEAELLAHLFQRAI, from the exons ATGTATTCCGAGTGGGCCTCATTATCGGCCCAAATAACTGCCAACAGCTGCGGCGCCCAGTGCTTTAGTGTCCTGAACAAATTCCCAGCCTCAGCTGGACGCGAAGTGGTTGTCTCTGTGGTAAAGCAATTGAGCAGTAATCTTGGCATTACTCAGAATGCCGAGCCCAGTCATTTGGTCAAAGATGAAGAG GTCAAATGGTGCATGGATGTGATTTGTTTCGGTCTCTCATTGCCTCTGCAGGAAAACGAGACCATTAAGGAGTGTGTGAATGTCTATTGCGAGTGGCTGACGGCACTGCTTCCAAATCCCAAGATTAATGTACCAAAGCCAATATGCGAAGATGCCAATCTATATGCCCGCCAAATAATCAATCATTTCCACAATCTCTTTGTGCCGCGCCAGGGTGAAA GTGCGGATACTATAAAGCGTCAGGCTCTATTATGTCATCGAGTGTTGCGCAAACTCCAATTGATAGCACAGGATTCAACGAAAATGGATCGACAAACGTGGGATACGTTGCTCCTCTTTCTGTTGGCCATCAATGAAATTTTGCTCGCTCCACCCACAGTCAAGGATGATGTGGGCGATCAGCTGTGCGAACGTGTCCTATCTGTACTATTTGAGGTCTGGCTATTGGCTTGTGTGCGTAGTTTTCCCTCGCCTTCAATGTGGAAAACATTACAAGAGTCCTGCACCATGTGGCGTCATCGTGTGGCTTTAGTCGATCAATGGAATCGTGTGAATTTAGCCCTGACAGCACGTCTGCTCGAATTTAGCTATGGTCCAGCATTCCCCCCACTAAAAAATG CTGATGAAGATGGACAACTGATACCGGCTGGCATGTCCAATGATTGTGTGGCCCAGACTTGGTATCGTTTTCTTCGCATGATTGGCAATCCAACGGCCTTGTGTTCGCCACATGTAATTAGCAAATCTCCGCAGTTTGTCCAATGGGCTTTGACCCATGACAAGGGCGCGGAGACTCATCAACATCCCTGTCTACAGATGTTGCCGAAAATCTTTCTTAATGCCATGAAGGGCATTTCCAGCCAAGTAGATGCATTTCTGG GCATTTATAGGCCGCCTCCGCATCAGCAGGAGAACATTGTGACAAATCTGTTGGAAATAAGGCACTCACTAAACGAGGCCACATCCACTACACTGCAGCAATTCATACACTCCACCAGCGTCTCGAATATAgcgcagcaacagcagcagcagcagcaacaacaacaacaacaacaattatctcATCATTCGCATCCACATACGCATCATTATCCTCATTTGCATTTACATGGCGCTGGCAGCTTTCTGCGCGACAACTTTATGAGCAATTCGGCTAGTTCGGCTCTTAATGCAATAATGggtcatcaccatcatcatcagcaacagcagcagcagcagctacaacCAACTTCTTCACCCACCACTCTTGgcaccaacaacaatatcaacagcaacaacaacatcagccaTCACAATTTAGGACAATcttcagcatcatcatcagctgTGGGCAACACCAGTGCTGGTGGCAGTCATTCGGCTGGAGTAGTCGGCAGTATATCATTCACAACAACCGATGGCATTCCTGTCTCAACTCTGGGCACGGGTCAGGCCACACCCACACCGCCTTTGCAGCGAAGATTGGCAAAAAGTTTCAGTGTGGCCCCAACTCTAACACAGCAGAAGG GCTTGAGTAAAACTGCGCTTATCGGTAGCCTAACAGGCGGCTCTGTGGTATCTGGTCCCGGCTTTGGCTCTGGCTCTGGTTCCGGTCCCACACCTGCTCCGGCACCgacaacaccaacatcaacgTCGGGTCCGCCCTCGACTAGCAGCAGCATCAATT CTCTGCCCCTGCCATCATTGGGAGCTGCTAGTGTGGAGCTAGCAGCGGCTAGACCGAAATGCAATAGCATTCTTCATGTATTCCACGAGTGGCTGTTCGAGGCAGCACACATAGGCGGCGACACTTGGCGCCAGAATCGAAAGA AGCAAGCATGCGAGGCCAGTAAACGACCTTCATCCATGATTATGGAGCATCGAAAGGGTTCGATTTCACTTTCCCAGCCAAACTCATTGAACGATCCCGCTTCACTGCCACCCGCATTGACCATTGATAAATATGAATCCGGACGTGCCGAAGCCATTGGAACATTGTGCAAAATATTTTGTGCCAAAAAGACGGGCGAAGAAATTCTACCCGTCTATTTGGCACGTTTCTACATGGCTCTACAGCAATGCCTAAAGATAACCGAAGCGAAAGAGTGTGACGAAACATTGGCCAGCATTTTATTGCATTCCAGCGATTTATTCCGTTTGGATTTGGATGGCATTAATGTGTTATTGCCCGGTTTCATAGCTGCCCTCGAGATTGTGTTGCCTGACAAGGATCTAAAATTGAAATCTCAACAATCATCGGCAGTTGTCTTCAATCGCACTGAACTACGACGTTCGGCCATAAACATTCTGTTATCCATTATGGTATTACCACTGCACTATCAGGCATTGCCCATTAGGGATTTGGCCAATGGCGAGACTAGCGAAAA AATGTTCACATTCATACAGCTTAAATCGCGGCTAATGAACATATTGATGAATGCCCTTCAGGTGGAAACTGATGCTCAGAATACCCACATGTTATTGGGTGGCCTCTTGCTCTGTGTTCAGGATGCGGTAACCTTTGAGGAAACCGAATTGGGTGGTGCATCAGAGCATTTGGCCAACTCaggtggcggtggcggtggcggcgggGGTATTCAAAATCATGATACCAACTTGCTAAGCTCGG CTTGCTCGGAGCGTTCCGCTTCGTTGATCAGCGCTGGCACGGCCAGTTTAGGTGGCCAAACAACGGCCACTGTGGGAGCCGGTTCGAGTTCGCTTAATGCCTCAGCCCATGATTATCCAAGTTTAACCATATCCGATGATATGTCATTGGAATTTGCCCAGGATCTTGAAG ATAATGCACATGCATTGTTTGTTCGTGCCACATATTTGGTATGCCATCGTCTAATATCGTCTTGGAAGACCGATTTGAATGTCTCATTGGCGGCTTTGGAGCTATTATCGGGTTTGGCTCGTCTACATATAAGGGAAACAG ACACCTTAGTGAAAATATACGAAGCTAGTCAGAATCTAACGATAATCTCCTCAGACGCTCTAGAGTGTAAGCGGGCCGTAAAATGGATCTGTGACTATATTTGCTATCAATGTTCGAGGCCACCGCCGGCGCATAGTAAGGATTTGCATAGCACCATTGTTGCTGCCTTTCAGTGTACCGCTTCCTGGTTGATGCAACATCCGTATCTGCTCCATGACAAGGATTGCCTTCAAACTGTACTCGAGGTCGTCGAATTGGGCATATCCGGGACAAAGAGTCAAAGTAAGAGTGGAGATATACCCAAATTTAAGGATGAAAAGGAATTGAAACCTGCCTCAATGCGTGTCAGAGATGCTGCCGAGAATCTGTTGACAATTATATTGGAGCAAGTTGGTTATTTTCCCAGTGAATGTGGACCAGAGTCGATTTCATCCCTTTTGGATGAAGTGGCATTGATGAAACATTGCAATTCCATGTCACCGGCAGCGGCAACTAGCACCGAGCAGGCCATTGCCAAGTTTAAGTATTTTGTTACCGAAAACTCTACCATCTTGGCCCTGCTGGAGGAGCCGTTGGGCAACGATCAGGATCCGCAGCCAACAGTGACAT TGCTCATTCGTGGTCCATTTGGGCGACATGCTTGGACCATGCAATTGCGCCATCTGCCACGCAGTAAATCGGGCATTAAATATCATGCCATTAATCCAGGACGACCAATACCCATGAATGATATTAGCCAGCGTCCAGAGTGTGAGCAAAAGAATTTTCCAGATGGTGTGGATAAGGTTCAACCATGTGTGGCCGACTATTCGATACCAACGATTGAACAGATGCGCGAGCGATACGGAACGGCCACTATACGCGAATTGGAGGCCATGTTGGAGAATCAAAGCATCCATGAGAAGCTGGCGTGGGCGGAGGCCGATAATAGTGCTGATAGTTTATCCCATTCACAGGAATGTGTTCCACCGGCCGTGTGCCACGAGTTCCATGCAGCTCGTCTATTCCTCTCGCACTTTGGTTTCCTCAGTTTTGAGACTCGAAATCCCCACAATCCAGCCGAATCATTGGGTACTCCGCCGCAACGTCCATTAATAGTCCTAGACACAAAATCATCGGCGTTTGCATCCGATTTGGATAGGTTGGATAAGTTGAGTGCTCGCACCCATGATACcgtctatgtgttctatgtcAAG TCGGGTCAAACAAATGCTCAGCAAATCATTGGCAATATGTCGGAGGATCAGAGCCATACCCATAATTCTCACTTTGGCCATATGCTTCAGACATTGGGATGGCCGGTTCAAGTGGCCGAACATTCAGGCTGGACAGGATTTGCTCATAACTCTTGGTCGCTAAAAGGCTCCGCTCATGATGGCGGCGAACAAGCGCAACAATCTTCGAATCTTCCAAACTCATTCGAATCACTTAACTTCAATGGATCACAGCGCGTGCTCTATTGGGCCGATGTTTCCTctgaaattgcttttgtagtGCCCACTGTCTGGAATCTAAGATATTATAGCGATACCTCCGATGGGGAGAGCATATCAAGCACTGATCAAATCGTTTGGTCTCGTCACGATACGGCCAATGCGAACGATCTTACAGGTCCAGCTGgagcaaagtcaaagtcacgTAATCTCAGTCTGGAGCTGGACACAGCGGGAGCCagtaataacaataacaacagggGCCCCAAAGAACCGGTGGCGCCCACAAGACGCAAGGGTAATGTGATCAAACCCGCTCTTCTTGCACAGGCGCCAGCAAAGATCTTTCTGGTTTGGCTGGAAAGCTATGAGGATCATTTGAATTTCCCATTGGAAGATCTGCTGGCGTACACACGCACCGGCGAAGAGTTGCAATCCCTGCAATTGCCACGTGCCTCCGATTGTCATGTGATATTTGTCCACTCGCTTCTGTCGGGCCTGTTGCGTGTAAAACTCCAGGGTCCCAGTGGTCGCATGAGCTTTGCCACACCTCTGGTTGATGGCATGGTGCTGAGTCGACGCGTAGTCGGTAATCTAGTGCGTCAGACAGCTCTCAACATATCACGGCGCCGGCGATTGGACAACGATAA CTATCAACCACCTCATGTCCGTCGACGGCTCAAGGTGCAGGACATTGTCCAGAAATACAAAATGGATCTGAGTGAGGCCGAACTGCTGGCACATCTCTTCCAGCGTGCAATCTAG